The following coding sequences lie in one Silene latifolia isolate original U9 population chromosome 5, ASM4854445v1, whole genome shotgun sequence genomic window:
- the LOC141655202 gene encoding protein FAR1-RELATED SEQUENCE 5-like, with protein MRDIWSGTYKERDDEDFVWLFQIFTSAMSNKYPVCIITDQDRGIRSGVKTVFGDKTQHRYCMWHIMKKLPDKIGTTLYRETNFMKALCSCVWAEDIEPSEFEERWCSVISSYGLTDNEWLDTMFDKRAYWIPAYFRDLFMGGLMRTTSRSESENSFFGNFMNPHLILVEFLMRYESAMDAQRWKQSKLIAELKNSFSDLETLHPLEKHASEFYTPVMFSEFKNEWVAACFTCGVKILGVTTSDSIPIIDREKDKVYYVNFISDEMKVNCTCKKFERHGILCRHALYVLKEQGLDNVPDQYLLSRWSKLATCQPICNNVPHTLIEDCNSLDVRRHKIGTLWSEVFSCVTLAEQKPEYVDELLGILKGFKDKISAQTSTTECSSSNTGDRLRKKNKELEMLLGTKIPKEVVVLPPIQSKTKGSGKRMMSQKEKATKEREKAAEMQCLRRIGIP; from the coding sequence ATGCGTGACATTTGGAGCGGGACTTATAAGGAAAGAGACGATGAGGATTTCGTATGGTTGTTTCAAATTTTTACGAGCGCAATGAGCAATAAGTATCCTGTGTGCATAATTACTGATCAAGATAGAGGCATAAGATCAGGGGTTAAAACAGTGTTCGGGGACAAAACTCAGcacagatattgcatgtggcatatcatgaaaaAGCTACCAGACAAGATCGGAACTACGCTATATCGAGAAACTAACTTCATGAAAGCGTTGTGCTCCTGTGTTTGGGCAGAAGATATCGAACCGTCTGAGTTTGAGGAACGGTGGTGCTCAGTTATATCTTCATACGGGCTGACCGATAATGAATGGTTAGATACCATGTTTGACAAAAGGGCTTATTGGATTCCAGCATatttcagggatttatttatgggTGGACTAATGAGAACCACGTCCAGGTCTGAGTCCGAGAATAGCTTTTTCGGAAATTTCATGAACCCACACTTAATTTTGGTTGAGTTTCTTATGAGGTATGAAAGTGCTATGGACGCTCAGCGATGGAAACAATCCAAATTAATAGCCGAGTTAAAAAACTCCTTCTCTGATCTAGAAACGCTTCACCCTTTGGAAAAACACGCTTCTGAGTTCTACACCCCAGTGATGTTTTCTGAATTTAAAAACGAGTGGGTGGCTGCTTGTTTCACCTGTGGTGTTAAAATATTAGGGGTTACTACCAGTGACAGCATCCCCATTATTGATCGTGAAAAAGACAAGGTTTACTATGTTAACTTTATCTCTGACGAAATGAAAGTGAACTGCACGTGTAAAAAGTTCGAGAGACATGGAATTTTGTGCCGTCATGCGCTTTACGTGTTGAAAGAACAAGGCCTTGACAATGTTCCAGATCAGTATCTGTTAAGTAGGTGGAGCAAATTGGCAACATGTCAGCCGATTTGTAATAATGTGCCACATACTTTAATCGAAGATTGTAACTCATTAGATGTTAGACGGCACAAAATTGGTACCTTATGGTCCGAGGTGTTCTCGTGTGTGACGCTCGCTGAACAAAAACCTGAGTATGTTGATGAATTGCTGGGCATTTTGAAAGGTTTTAAAGACAAGATAAGCGCACAAACCAGTACGACAGAATGTAGTAGTAGTAACACGGGTGATAGGCTGAGAAAGAAGAATAAGGAACTTGAGATGCTCTTAGGAACAAAAATACCAAAGGAAGTGGTTGTCTTACCTCCTATTCAGTCAAAAACAAAAGGGTCTGGAAAAAGAATGATGTCCCAAAAGGAAAAAGCTACAAAAGAACGAGAAAAAGCGGCCGAAATGCAATGCTTGCGGAGAATTGGGATTCCATGA
- the LOC141657233 gene encoding LOW QUALITY PROTEIN: cellulose synthase-like protein D2 (The sequence of the model RefSeq protein was modified relative to this genomic sequence to represent the inferred CDS: deleted 2 bases in 1 codon) has product MLLIFIRMVVLGLFLTWRMRHKNEDAIWLWGMSVVCEIWFAFSWLLDQLPKLCPVNRATDLNVLKEKFETPTLSNPTGKSDLPGVDVFVSTADPEKEPPLVTSNTILSILAADYPVEKLACYVSDDGGALLTFEAMAEAASFANVWVPFCRKHNIEPRNPESYFSLKKDPTKNKVRTDFVKDRRRIKREYDEYKVRINGLPDSIQRRSDAYHAREEIKALKLQKQNPADEPLDAVKIPKATWMADGTHWPGTWMHPSPEHSKGDHAGIIQVMLKPPSEVPLFGTNDESAILDFTDVDIRFPMLVYVSREKRPGYDHNKKAGAMNALVRASAVMSNGPFILNLDCDHYIYNSEAMREGMCFMMDRGGDRICYVQFPQRFEGIDPSDSYANNNTVFFDVNMRALDGLQGPVYVGTGCLFRRMALYGFDPPRAKDRAPSVWDCCLPRRKKLVSAEENRALRMGDSDDEEMPLSTFPKKFGNSRFLIDSIPVAEYQGRPLGDHPAVKNGRAPGALTIGRELLDAPTVAEAINTVSCWYEGKTEWGERVGWIYGSVTEDVVTGYRMHNRGWRSVYCVTKRDAFRGTAPINLTDRLHQVLRWATGSVEIFFSRNNALLASPKMKILQRIAYLNVGIYPFTSFFLIVYCFLPALSLFSGQFIVQTLDITFLTYLLTITNLLLLYVLAVLEIKWAGIELEEWWRNEQFWLIGGTSAHLAAVLQGLLKVIAGIEISFTLTSKSSGDDNDHEFAELYLVKWTSLMIPPVVIMMVNLIAIAVGFSRTIYSTIPQWSKLIGGVFFSFWVLAHLYPFAKGLMGRRGRTPTIVFVWSGLVAITISLLWVSINPPSGANDQIGGSFQFP; this is encoded by the exons ATGCTACTCATTTTCATTAGGATGGTTGTTCTCGGCCTCTTCCTTACTTGGAGAATGAGACATAAAAATGAAGATGCAATATGGCTGTGGGGAATGTCTGTGGTCTGTGAGATTTGGTTTGCGTTCTCTTGGCTTCTTGATCAGCTGCCTAAGCTTTGTCCAGTAAATCGTGCTACAGACCTTAATGTCCTGAAAGAGAAGTTTGAAACTCCTACTCTCAGTAATCCAACAGGAAAATCTGATCTTCCAGGAGTCGATGTGTTTGTTTCGACTGCAGATCCCGAGAAGGAGCCCCCTCTTGTTACTTCAAACACTATCTTGTCTATTTTAGCTGCTGACTACCCCGTCGAGAAGCTGGCTTGTTATGTTTCTGATGATGGTGGTGCCCTTTTGACGTTTGAGGCCATGGCTGAAGCTGCAAGCTTTGCTAATGTTTGGGTACCTTTTTGTCGCAAACACAACATTGAACCAAGGAATCCCGAGTCTTATTTTAGTCTAAAGAAGGATCCAACCAAGAATAAGGTTCGAACTGATTTTGTAAAGGACCGCAGACGTATAAAGCGAGAATATGATGAATACAAAGTCCGCATCAATGGTTTGCCTGACTCTATTCAGAGGCGTTCTGATGCCTACCATGCCAGGGAGGAAATAAAAGCTTTAAAGCTTCAAAAACAAAATCCAGCTGATGAACCTCTGGACGCGGTAAAAATTCCAAAAGCTACTTGGATGGCTGATGGGACACATTGGCCTGGTACCTGGATGCATCCTTCTCCAGAACACTCCAAAGGTGATCATGCTGGAATCATACAG GTGATGCTCAAACCGCCTAGTGAGGTGCCTTTGTTTGGCACCAATGATGAATCCGCTATCCTTGATTTTACAGACGTTGACATACGTTTTCCCATGTTGGTTTATGTATCGCGTGAGAAGCGCCCTGGATATGATCATAATAAGAAGGCTGGAGCCATGAATGCTTTGGTAAGAGCATCCGCAGTCATGTCTAATGGACCATTCATCCTCAATTTGGACTGTGACCATTATATCTACAACTCGGAAGCCATGAGAGAAGGCATGTGTTTCATGATGGATCGTGGGGGAGACCGAATTTGTTATGTGCAGTTCCCCCAAAGGTTTGAGGGGATCGACCCTTCTGATAGTTATGCCAACAATAACACTGTTTTCTTTGATGTAAACATGCGAGCTCTAGATGGACTTCAAGGACCAGTATACGTAGGAACTGGGTGTCTCTTTAGAAGAATGGCCTTGTATGGCTTTGACCCACCTCGAGCAAAAGACCGTGCTCCAAGTGTGTGGGATTGTTGCCTCCCACGTCGCAAGAAACTTGTATCAGCTGAAGAGAACCGTGCTTTAAGGATGGGGGACTCGGATGATGAAGAGATGCCCCTTTCCACGTTTCCCAAGAAATTTGGCAACTCGAGGTTTCTCATTGATTCTATCCCTGTGGCAGAATACCAAGGTCGTCCATTGGGTGATCACCCTGCGGTCAAGAATGGAAGGGCACCTGGTGCTCTCACAATAGGCCGGGAGTTGCTAGACGCACCAACAGTTGCTGAGGCAATCAATACTGTCTCTTGCTGGTATGAGGGTAAGACAGAGTGGGGGGAGCGTGTTGGGTGGATTTACGGCTCTGTCACGGAGGATGTTGTCACTGGGTATCGCATGCACAATAGAGGATGGAGATCCGTGTACTGTGTCACAAAACGTGATGCTTTCCGTGGGACCGCTCCTATTAATCTCACTGATCGCCTCCATCAGGTTCTACGGTGGGCCACTGGCTCTGTCGAGATTTTCTTCTCTCGCAACAATGCCCTACTGGCCAGTCCTAAGATGAAAATTCTACAGAGGATTGCATACCTCAATGTCGGTATATATCCTTTCACCTCCTTTTTCCTAATTGTCTACTGCTTCCTCCCGGCACTGTCTCTCTTCTCCGGCCAATTCATCGTACAAACCCTCGATATCACCTTCCTCACTTACCTGTTGACTATTACTAATTTACTATTACTCTATGTT TTGGCCGTACTGGAAATTAAATGGGCTGGCATAGAGTTGGAGGAGTGGTGGCGTAATGAGCAGTTCTGGTTAATCGGAGGCACAAGTGCGCATCTTGCAGCTGTGCTTCAGGGTTTACTGAAAGTGATAGCTGGTATTGAAATCTCTTTtaccctcacttcaaaatcttctGGGGACGATAACGATCATGAGTTTGCAGAACTCTACTTGGTCAAGTGGACATCTCTAATGATTCCGCCAGTCGTGATAATGATGGTCAACTTGATAGCAATAGCGGTAGGGTTCAGCCGTACAATATACAGTACCATACCGCAATGGAGTAAGCTGATAGGTGGCGTGTTTTTCAGTTTTTGGGTATTGGCTCATCTCTACCCATTTGCGAAAGGTCTAATGGGAAGAAGAGGTAGGACGCCAACTATTGTATTCGTCTGGTCAGGACTTGTTGCGATTACTATATCGCTCTTGTGGGTATCTATCAATCCTCCATCAGGTGCTAATGATCAAATCGGTGGATCGTTCCAGTTCCCTTAG